In the genome of Nocardioides sp. NBC_00368, the window TGTCGGCCGGGAAGGTCAGATCGCTGACCGCCGCCCGGGTCGTCACCGCGGTGTCGACCTCGGCCCCGTTGGCCAGTCCCAGCCGGTAGCGCCCCGGCTCGGCCAGCTCGTCGGCGTGGCTGAAGTCCGAGGCGTACGTCGCATCGGTCACGTCCGCGGTCGGCGACCCGGTCATCGCACCGGTGTGCGGGAAGATCGGCACGTCGCCGGCGGCGCCCGGGTGACAGCCGGCCCCGTTGACGTGGGTCAGCGAGAAGCCGCGCAGCCGGGTGGTGTCGTAGGAGTAGCCGTTCGACGCGGCGGTGTTGGTCTGGTCGCCCGCCGTGGAGGTCGGGCTGAAGGAGAGCATCCCGAAGGGACGTACCGCTCCGGGGTAGGTGTTGCCGCCGTTCGCCGAGCCGATCAGCGGGTCGACGAGCGCGACCGGGTCACCGACCGGGGGTGCGGCGGCCTGAGCCGCGGTGAGCGAGGTGAGCGCGCTGCCGAGGAGCGCGAGGGACAGGGCACAAGTCGCGAGAACCCGCATGGCGGAGGACGATTCCAGAAGAAGGCCCTCCGCCGTGCGGGTTCGGGTGAGAAGCAGTTGAACTCAGGCGGTCCACTCGGGGTAGTCGGTGTAGCCGGCCTCGCCGCCGCCGTAGAAGGTCGCCAGGTCGGGCTCGTTGAGTGGCAGGCTCTGCTCCAGGCGTCGGGGCAGGTCCGGGTTGGCGATGAAGGTGCGTCCGAACGCGGCGGCGTCGATCAGCTCGGCCTCGAGCAGGCGCGCGGCCTTCTCCGAGGTGTAGGCGCCGGCGGCCACGATCGGACCGGGGTGCGCGGCGCGCAGCTGCTTGCGGTAGTCGTCGGTCAGCTCCGGGCCACCGGCCCAGTCGGGCTCGGACAGGTGCAGGAAGGCGATGTCGCGCTTGCCGATCTCCTCGGCCAGGTAGAGGCCCATCTCGGCGCCCTCGGGGTCCTCGAGGCCGTTGAACGAGCCGATCGGGGAGATCCGGATGGCGACGTGCTCGGCGTCCCACTCGGCGATGACCGCGTCGAGCACCTCGAGGGTGAGCCGGGCGCGGTTGGCCAGGGAGCCGCCGTAGGAGTCGGTGCGCTCGTTGCTGCTCGCGCTGGCGAACTGGTGGAGCAGGTAGCCGTGGGCGGCGTGGATCTCGACCAGGTCGAAGCCGGCCTCGCGGGCGTTGCGGGTGGCGCGACGGTAGTCGTCGATCACGTCCGCGATCTCGGCGGTCTCCAGGGCACGGGGCGTGGGGCAGTTGACCCGGGTCGGGGTGCCGTCCTCGCCGCGTACGGTCGTGCGGTTGCGGTAGGGGAGCGCGGAGGCGCTGACCGGGAGGTCGCCGTCGTGGAAGGACTCGTGGGAGACCCGGCCGGTGTGCCACAGCTGCGCCGCGATCCGGCCGCCCGCCTCGTGGACGGTGTCGGTGACGTGACGCCAGCCCTCGACCTGCTCGGCCGAGTAGATGCCGGGGGTGTCCATGTAGCCCTTGCCCTGCGGCGAGATTTGGGTCCCCTCGGAGACGATGAGGCCTGCCGAGGCGCGCTGGCGGTAGTAGTCGGCCATCAGCGGGTTGGGTACGTCGCCCGGGCGGCTGGCGCGCATTCGGGTCAGCGGCGCCATCAGGACGCGGTTGGGGAGGGTCGTCGAACCCAGGCTCAGCGGCGAGAACAGTGAGGTCATGTGGCGCTGAACTGAGCGCTCGCTCATATTGTTCCCGACTCCGGTGCCGGAGCGACCGAGCCTGCGATCACCAGCGCCCCCATCACGCCCGCCTTGTCGCCGAGCTCGCTCGGGACGACGTCGAGCGCGGCGGCGGTGTCGGGCTGGGTGAAACGGTCGATGGAGTCCTTGATCCCGAGGACGAAGGACTCCGAGTGGCGCATCGTGTCGCCCACCACGATCAGGGCCGGGTTGAGGTGGTTGCAGAGGTCGGCCAGCACCCGGCCGACGGCG includes:
- the nemA gene encoding N-ethylmaleimide reductase — its product is MSERSVQRHMTSLFSPLSLGSTTLPNRVLMAPLTRMRASRPGDVPNPLMADYYRQRASAGLIVSEGTQISPQGKGYMDTPGIYSAEQVEGWRHVTDTVHEAGGRIAAQLWHTGRVSHESFHDGDLPVSASALPYRNRTTVRGEDGTPTRVNCPTPRALETAEIADVIDDYRRATRNAREAGFDLVEIHAAHGYLLHQFASASSNERTDSYGGSLANRARLTLEVLDAVIAEWDAEHVAIRISPIGSFNGLEDPEGAEMGLYLAEEIGKRDIAFLHLSEPDWAGGPELTDDYRKQLRAAHPGPIVAAGAYTSEKAARLLEAELIDAAAFGRTFIANPDLPRRLEQSLPLNEPDLATFYGGGEAGYTDYPEWTA